A genomic stretch from Pelodiscus sinensis isolate JC-2024 unplaced genomic scaffold, ASM4963464v1 ctg35, whole genome shotgun sequence includes:
- the LOC142824438 gene encoding maestro heat-like repeat family member 5 → MLSPYRLCPCSLQTLGEPPASAQPTALLLAAVKALTAPALESFRAAEEALRATVSQHSARMERVGDVVGEIFTWLDDVEDPRARRAALGTIALLARAHPRDVVPACVAHALPWERGARELWKALGEEAQLSRHVLHQLLDKLRKSHREERSRSVSLAAMDTLYEIFFLWGYREAILQMFPHLLFLCVRQVQHVLDLRLPGTWTASQKSSPEGSSRLSPLSTSLEAVKTLFSMPRYWKEFASIQLQQGWEMIASRHHFSRGVGLIARTMVEHRNPQVPVVLREAIAIVQSREEEEALREIALTFCTESPSILSTVTKSDLQEHLMEWTQDNNPAIRRLCLRGLASVLFWPGKMENNERNIPRLLFQALKYLESSQPSIRHSAALFIGETIHHFVYLLAETVSADGIFHLCEGYLGRHHHKTNMDPVQQ, encoded by the exons atgctcagtccctacaggctctgcccctgttcattgcagaccctcggggagccccctgcctcagcccagcccacagccctgctgctggcagccgtgaaggctctgacggcccccgccctggagagctttcgggcggcggaggaggcgctgagagccaccgtgtcccagcacagcgcccgcatggagcga gtggGAGACGTCGTGGGAGAGATTTTCACCTGGCTGGACGACGTCGAGgaccccagagccagaagagcCGCGCTGggaaccatcgccctgctggctcgcgcccacccccgggacgtggttccagcctgtgtggcccacgcgctgccatgggagag aggtgccagggagctgtggaaggccttgggggaagaagcacagctctcccggcacgtgctgcaccagctgctggacaagctccggaagagccaccgggaggagaggagccgcagcgtgtctctggcc GCTATGGACACGCTCTATGAGATCTTTTTCCtgtggggataccgagaagccatctTGCAAATGTTTCCTCACTTGCTCTTCctctgcgtcaggcaggtgcagcatgtgctggacctgcgcctgccagggacctggacggccagccagaaatccagccctgagggatccagccgcctcagccccttgag cacgtccctggaggccgtgaagaccctcttttccatgcccagatactggaaggaatttgccagtatccagttacagcagggctgggaaatgatCGCCTCCCGCCATCACTTCTCCcgaggggtgggcttgatcgcaag AACCATGGTCGAGCACCGGAACCCACAGGTCCCTGTGGTtctcagagaggccatcgccaTCGTGCAgagtcgggaggaggaggaggcgctgagagaaatcgccctgactttctgcaccgag agtccttccatcctcagcaCTGTCACCAAATCAGACCTCCAGGAACACCTGATGGAATGGACCCAAGACAACAACCCTGcgatacggaggctctgtctgcgaGGCCTGGCCAGTGTTCTCTTCTGGCCGGGGAAG aTGGAGAATAACGAGAGGAACATCCCCAGGCTCCTGTTCCAGGCTTTAaagtatctggaaagctcccagccGTCCATCcgacattctgcagccctgttcatcG GAGAGACCATCCACCATTTCGTCTACCTGTTGGCGGAGACAGTGAGTGCAGATGGCATCTTCCacctgtgtgaag GTTATCTGGGTAGACACCATCACAAGACAAACATGGATCCCGTTCAGCAGTAA